Proteins from one Campylobacter concisus genomic window:
- a CDS encoding aryl-sulfate sulfotransferase: MKKTLSCVALASVLCSSTFAIGGPSGAKLDYAITGAIGEVVVNPYDTAPLTAVIKNGGYTLSNAKVTIVPKQGGQVISYKVADKHLRTHGGIPVFGMYPDYQNTVEVEYDKSYKGKTEHIKESYKIYAPAIYLESAGTPNQKGALFDKIEVTKPASAKFANRLYYVNNFVNKTGKGTKVVWNNPAGGAIEWNYSPNNFILDTKGEVRWYLEPSKIYDLKQPFHAGVMMGFKQNDDGAMTWGYGQRYAKYDIMGREIFNRELPASYNDFSHSMDVAQNGHYFLRVANADYKRADGKNVRTVRDVIVELDRDGNVVDDFRLYEILDPYRDIVLKTLDQGAVCLNIDAKKAGHTASSDELQSMDTHDKWGDIVGAGPGRNWAHVNSVDYDPSDDSIIISSRHQDAVIKIGRDKQVKWIMGAHKGWSDKFKDKLLQPVDSKGNKIVCEDEYSKCPGYESDKGGFDWQWTQHTAFRIDSKSKKGEIYLSVFDNGDTRGMEQPAIAGMKYSRAVVYKIDEKKKTVEQIWEYGKERGKEWYSSVTSLTQYQDDLDSVMVYSAVAGMQFDIAKGRPVGLPSPHIDEFEWGAKEPSIEIKMTNAMGYQAFPFSLQKAFEK; encoded by the coding sequence ATGAAAAAGACTTTGAGTTGTGTTGCACTAGCCTCTGTGCTTTGCTCTAGCACTTTTGCGATAGGCGGTCCAAGTGGAGCTAAACTTGACTACGCTATAACAGGAGCTATCGGCGAAGTAGTGGTAAATCCATACGATACTGCTCCACTTACAGCAGTCATCAAAAATGGCGGCTACACACTAAGCAATGCAAAAGTAACCATCGTGCCAAAGCAAGGCGGTCAGGTGATAAGCTACAAAGTGGCTGATAAGCATCTTCGCACACATGGCGGCATCCCGGTTTTTGGAATGTATCCTGACTATCAAAATACCGTTGAGGTCGAGTACGACAAGAGCTACAAAGGCAAGACTGAACACATAAAAGAGAGCTATAAAATTTACGCTCCAGCCATCTACCTAGAAAGCGCTGGCACACCAAATCAAAAAGGCGCACTATTTGATAAGATCGAGGTTACTAAGCCTGCGAGTGCTAAATTTGCAAACCGCCTCTACTACGTAAATAACTTCGTAAATAAAACTGGCAAAGGTACAAAAGTCGTTTGGAACAACCCAGCTGGCGGTGCGATCGAGTGGAACTACAGCCCAAATAACTTCATCCTTGATACAAAAGGCGAGGTTAGATGGTACCTTGAGCCAAGCAAAATTTATGATCTAAAACAGCCATTTCACGCTGGCGTAATGATGGGCTTTAAACAAAATGACGACGGCGCTATGACTTGGGGATATGGCCAAAGATACGCAAAATACGACATCATGGGTAGAGAAATTTTCAACCGCGAGCTACCAGCTAGCTACAACGACTTCTCTCACTCGATGGACGTAGCACAAAATGGACACTACTTCTTACGCGTTGCAAATGCTGACTACAAAAGGGCTGATGGCAAAAACGTAAGAACAGTGCGTGACGTGATCGTTGAGCTTGATCGCGACGGCAACGTAGTTGATGACTTTAGACTTTATGAAATTCTCGATCCTTACCGCGATATCGTGCTAAAAACGCTTGATCAAGGCGCAGTTTGCTTAAACATAGACGCTAAAAAAGCAGGCCACACAGCAAGCTCTGATGAGCTTCAGTCTATGGATACACACGATAAATGGGGTGACATAGTTGGCGCAGGACCTGGACGTAACTGGGCGCACGTAAATAGCGTGGATTATGACCCAAGCGATGATAGTATCATCATCTCAAGCCGCCACCAAGATGCAGTCATCAAGATCGGCCGTGATAAACAAGTAAAATGGATCATGGGCGCTCACAAGGGTTGGAGCGATAAATTTAAAGACAAGCTCCTCCAGCCAGTTGATAGCAAAGGCAATAAAATCGTCTGCGAAGATGAGTACTCAAAATGCCCAGGATACGAGAGCGACAAAGGTGGCTTTGACTGGCAATGGACGCAGCACACAGCATTTAGGATAGATAGCAAGTCTAAAAAAGGCGAAATTTATCTAAGCGTCTTTGATAACGGCGATACAAGGGGCATGGAGCAACCAGCCATCGCTGGCATGAAATACTCTCGCGCGGTCGTTTATAAGATAGATGAAAAGAAAAAGACTGTTGAGCAAATTTGGGAGTACGGCAAAGAGCGTGGCAAAGAGTGGTATAGCTCGGTTACTAGCCTTACGCAGTATCAAGATGACCTTGATAGCGTGATGGTCTACTCAGCCGTTGCTGGCATGCAGTTTGATATCGCAAAAGGTCGCCCAGTAGGACTTCCTAGCCCACACATCGATGAGTTTGAGTGGGGTGCAAAAGAGCCAAGCATCGAGATAAAGATGACAAATGCTATGGGCTATCAGGCGTTTCCGTTTAGCTTGCAAAAAGCTTTCGAGAAATAA
- a CDS encoding carboxymuconolactone decarboxylase family protein, producing the protein MTLTYNAKKIYEIWFESKSELEESNASFLEDYLNFLGDISEVINIDEKTRLSVIIASLCVSKGAKSSFKSFVRAALNVGISAKEIREILYQAVPYAGLGKVEDYIFLADEIFNERYIEPENMPKKSREGREERGLEIQRKLFPAVDKFIASMPNDQKHIMEFLSQNCFGDFYARDGLSLELRELLTFVYITTLGFAKPQLLGHIAANFGIGNDRAKLISVVTTLIPFIGYPSALNALSAINEISSSKN; encoded by the coding sequence ATGACACTAACTTACAATGCAAAGAAAATTTATGAAATTTGGTTTGAATCAAAAAGTGAGCTTGAAGAGAGCAATGCTAGCTTTTTAGAGGATTATTTAAATTTTTTAGGCGATATTAGTGAAGTGATAAATATTGATGAAAAAACAAGACTTTCGGTTATCATCGCCTCTCTTTGCGTGAGTAAAGGTGCAAAAAGCTCATTTAAAAGCTTCGTTAGGGCCGCTTTAAATGTGGGCATATCAGCAAAAGAGATAAGAGAAATTTTATATCAAGCAGTGCCTTATGCTGGGCTTGGTAAGGTAGAAGATTATATATTTTTAGCTGATGAAATTTTTAATGAGCGCTACATAGAGCCTGAGAATATGCCTAAAAAATCAAGAGAAGGCAGAGAAGAACGAGGCCTTGAGATACAAAGAAAACTTTTTCCAGCGGTTGATAAATTTATCGCATCAATGCCAAATGATCAAAAACATATAATGGAGTTTTTATCGCAAAACTGCTTTGGCGATTTTTATGCAAGAGATGGGCTTAGCTTAGAGCTTAGGGAGCTTTTGACATTTGTCTATATCACGACTCTTGGCTTTGCAAAGCCACAGCTTTTAGGGCACATTGCTGCAAATTTTGGCATCGGCAACGATAGAGCTAAACTAATAAGCGTTGTTACAACACTTATACCATTTATAGGCTATCCAAGTGCTTTAAACGCATTATCAGCAATAAATGAGATAAGTTCTAGTAAAAATTAA